The sequence CCAAGCATCCCCTCGCCCGCCTCCAGGAACTCACCAAGGAAGACCTCTACCGGCTGGGTTTTGTCTGTCTCGATGCCCAGTCCACCACCCGCAAGATGGTGGACCAGCTGCTGGCCCGCTCCGGCCTCGATCTGAGCCGCCTCAAGATCGAGATGGAACTGAACTCCTTCGAGGCGATCAAGAACGCCGTGCAGTCGGGCCTGGGGGCGGCTTTTCTGCCGGTGGTGTCGATCGAGAGGGAGCTCTCAGCCTCCACCCTGCATCGGGTGCAGGTGGCCGACCTGTCGGTGCGTCGCCAGCTCAAACTGATCAGCCACCCGGCCCGCTACTGCTCGAGGGCCTCGGAGGCCTTCCGGCAGGAGGTGCTGCCCGCCTTCGCCAGCCCCGACAGCCCCCTGCGCCGTCCGCTGCAGCAGCCTGCCCCTGAGGCCAGCCCCACGGCGGCCGCCACCTAGCGGCGGCTCAGGCTCAGAACTGGTCGGCCTCAGGGGTGATGCCCACCGTGTCGTCGGCCACGCCCTTGGTGAGGAACTTGTTCTCGCTGATGTCGGTCTGGTAGACGCAGCGCACGATCGGCTGGTCCTTCACCGAGCCGACATAGGCAAAGGTGTTCATGCGCTGCTTGCACTGGCGCATCTGCTCGGCGGTCACGGCGCCCTCCCGCTCCAGCACGCTCCAGTTCTCCCGCCGGATCACACAGCCGGGCCTGAGCGCGGGCTGGGTGACGAAGCTGGTGCTGGGGTTCATCGTGGTGTACAGCTCGATGTCCATCACGAAGGCACTGGCTCCCCACTGCCGGCAGAACTCCGGATCGGGCACGGCCATGTCGAGCTGCTGGGAGCTGGCGATGTTGCCCTGGTTGCCCTGGGTGGTGCTGGAGATGCCCGTACCGATGCCAATGCCCACCACCAGCACACCGGCCAGAACGGCCACGGAGGCCACGTTCAGCTGAATCGGCACGCCGCCCCCCGAGCCACTGCCTCCTGGCCCGCCACCACCGGGTCCGCCGCCGCCGCCACCGCCGCCGCGCCTGCGGTTCAGCTCCGCCTCGTAGCGATCGCTCTCGTAGCGGCCGGAATCGCGCCCGGCACGGTCGCGGCGAAACCGATCAGGGCCGGCACGGTCGTCGAAGCGATCTCCCGGTCGCGTCGGTCGCGTATCGGCCCGGCGGTAGGCGCCGGGGCGCTCGTCGTCGTAGCGGCGGGGGGCGCGAGTCACGGGGAATCAGGCGTGCGGGGCAGGCCCATGGAGTAGTTGAGAACGCGGCAGTCGGGGTTGTAGCGCAGCTCGCCGGCCTGGAGCAGCTGACGGATCTGGCCCTCCAGCTCGGAGCCGATGTGGCGCAGGTTGTATTCGCTCAGCTCGGCGCCGGCATGGGCCGCCACCAGCTCGCGAAAGTGCTGCTGCACCTTCTCCAGCACCGCCGGCTCCCACACGAATTCGTTGTCGGGATCCACGTCCAGGGTGAGCTGGCTGGGGTCGGGCACCAGGTCCTGTCCCTCAAGCCGGGCCGTGAACAGGCGCACGTGGCGGGTGGTGGATTTCAGCAGCGTGGCTGCGGAACTGGAATCAGCCATGGGGTGATGTGGGGCGCAGCCAACGCTTCGACTTTAGGAACACCTGGGCGCGGCCAGCCGTGGCCCCGGCGCCGCGCTGCTCAGGCAGCCACCTTTATGGTTGACCTTCTTTGTTCCCTGGGCTATGCGGGTCGCGATCGCCGGTGCCGGACTGGCGGGTCTTGCCACGGCCAAGTACCTCTGCGATGCCGGCCACACTCCGTTGGTGGTGGAGGCGCGCGACGTGCTCGGGGGCAAGGTGGCCGCCTGGCAGGACGAGGACGGCGACTGGTACGAGACCGGGCTGCACATCTTTTTCGGGGCTTACCGCAACATGCGCCAGCTCTTCAAGGAGCTGGACATTGAAGATCGGCTGCAGTGGAAGAGCCACTCGATGATCTTCAATCAGAAGGAAACGCCAGGCACCTACAGCCGGTTTGATTTTCCGGAGATCCCAGCACCCTTCAACGGTGTGGCCGCGATTCTGGGCAACAACGACATGCTCACCTGGCCGGAGAAGATTTCCTTCGGGCTGGGCCTGGTGCCGGCCATGCTGCGGGGGCAAGGTTATGTGGAAGAGTGTGATAAGTATTCCTGGACTGAGTGGCTGCAGATCCACAACATTCCAGAGCGGGTGAATGATGAGGTGTTCATCGCCATGGCCAAGGCGCTGAACTTCATCGATCCCGATGAGATCTCCAGCACCGTGGTGCTCACCGCCCTGAATCGCTTCCTGCAGGAGGGCGATGGCTCCAAGATGGCCTTCCTCGACGGCAACCCACCGCAGCGCCTGTGTCAGCCGATCGTTGACTACGTCACCGCCCGCGGCGGCGAGGTGCATCTCGACGCGCCCCTGAGGGAGATCGCCCTGAACCCGGACGGCACCGTTCAGGGGTTTCGCATCGCCGGGATCAAGGGCAAGCAGGCCTACACCCTCGAGGCCGATGCCTACGTGAGTGCCCTGCCGGTGGATCCCTTCAAGCTGCTGCTGCCGGAGCCCTGGAAGGCCATGCCGTACTTCCAGAAACTCGATGGCCTCAAGGGAGTGCCGGTGATCAACATCCACCTCTGGTTCGACCGCAAGCTCACCACGATCGATCACCTGCTGTTCAGCCGCAGCCCCCTGCTCAGTGTCTACGCCGACATGAGCAACACCTGCCGCGAATACGAAGATCCGAACCGCTCGATGCTGGAGCTGGTGTTCGCCCCCGCCAAGGACTGGATCGGCCGGCCGGATGAG is a genomic window of Cyanobium sp. NS01 containing:
- a CDS encoding DUF3172 domain-containing protein, giving the protein MTRAPRRYDDERPGAYRRADTRPTRPGDRFDDRAGPDRFRRDRAGRDSGRYESDRYEAELNRRRGGGGGGGGPGGGGPGGSGSGGGVPIQLNVASVAVLAGVLVVGIGIGTGISSTTQGNQGNIASSQQLDMAVPDPEFCRQWGASAFVMDIELYTTMNPSTSFVTQPALRPGCVIRRENWSVLEREGAVTAEQMRQCKQRMNTFAYVGSVKDQPIVRCVYQTDISENKFLTKGVADDTVGITPEADQF
- a CDS encoding NAD(P)H-quinone oxidoreductase subunit M, translated to MADSSSAATLLKSTTRHVRLFTARLEGQDLVPDPSQLTLDVDPDNEFVWEPAVLEKVQQHFRELVAAHAGAELSEYNLRHIGSELEGQIRQLLQAGELRYNPDCRVLNYSMGLPRTPDSP
- the pds gene encoding 15-cis-phytoene desaturase, which encodes MRVAIAGAGLAGLATAKYLCDAGHTPLVVEARDVLGGKVAAWQDEDGDWYETGLHIFFGAYRNMRQLFKELDIEDRLQWKSHSMIFNQKETPGTYSRFDFPEIPAPFNGVAAILGNNDMLTWPEKISFGLGLVPAMLRGQGYVEECDKYSWTEWLQIHNIPERVNDEVFIAMAKALNFIDPDEISSTVVLTALNRFLQEGDGSKMAFLDGNPPQRLCQPIVDYVTARGGEVHLDAPLREIALNPDGTVQGFRIAGIKGKQAYTLEADAYVSALPVDPFKLLLPEPWKAMPYFQKLDGLKGVPVINIHLWFDRKLTTIDHLLFSRSPLLSVYADMSNTCREYEDPNRSMLELVFAPAKDWIGRPDEEIVAATMEELKRLFPMHFTGENQAQLRKSIVVKTPLSVYKTVPGCQKLRPDQASPIANFFLAGDYTMQRYLASMEGAVLSGKQCAQAVAAAAEGLQSSPAGRQLSPAA